Proteins encoded together in one Sinorhizobium meliloti window:
- the cya2 gene encoding adenylate cyclase Cya2, whose protein sequence is MRWRFSTLEIILLLLVVAGSGMAYAWVVYGGGGLIGATYALFMCMPILAFERHIIFRRLYRRIHGSPTPAFLLSSLAVYFIFVNVGYAAAGLLLHVAGVMRESRTDAMLPSLNVLVYALATSGPIIFVLRVRELLGRDIFLSLLTGRYRKPVQEERVFLFIDLAGSTSLAERFGDLRMQEYLGKLFAAMADPVLRYGGSIDDYVGDAAVITWPYDRAVADAACIRCVFEILEQIEADARRWRKDYGEVPRLRAALHGGTIVAAEIGVDKHKITYFGDTVNTTARLEGLCRTLDRQVLISADLLRRLRPPVFVRAEDLGEHEVKGRGQKLAVLSLTAGPLSGDGAMDPDGKPVSSPSVGAFTSL, encoded by the coding sequence ATGCGCTGGAGATTTTCCACGCTCGAGATCATCCTGTTGCTGCTCGTCGTCGCCGGGAGCGGCATGGCCTATGCGTGGGTCGTCTACGGCGGCGGCGGTCTGATCGGCGCAACCTATGCGCTTTTCATGTGCATGCCGATTCTCGCCTTTGAACGGCACATCATCTTCCGGCGCCTTTACCGGAGGATCCACGGATCGCCGACGCCGGCGTTTCTTCTCTCGTCCCTCGCCGTCTACTTCATATTCGTCAACGTCGGATATGCAGCCGCCGGGCTGCTTCTGCACGTCGCCGGCGTCATGCGTGAAAGCAGGACGGACGCGATGCTGCCATCGCTCAATGTGCTGGTGTACGCACTCGCGACCTCCGGTCCGATCATATTCGTGCTCAGGGTGCGCGAATTGCTCGGCCGCGATATTTTCCTGAGCCTCCTGACTGGGCGATACCGCAAGCCGGTGCAGGAGGAACGCGTGTTTCTTTTCATCGATCTCGCCGGATCGACATCGCTTGCCGAGCGCTTCGGTGACCTGCGCATGCAGGAATATTTGGGAAAGCTGTTTGCAGCCATGGCTGATCCCGTGCTGCGCTATGGCGGATCCATCGACGACTATGTCGGCGACGCTGCCGTGATCACCTGGCCTTACGATCGCGCTGTCGCGGATGCAGCCTGCATCCGCTGCGTGTTCGAAATTCTGGAGCAGATCGAAGCGGACGCCCGTCGCTGGCGAAAAGACTACGGCGAGGTGCCGCGCCTGCGTGCCGCTCTGCATGGCGGCACGATCGTTGCCGCGGAGATCGGCGTCGACAAACACAAGATCACCTATTTCGGCGACACCGTGAACACGACGGCACGCCTGGAGGGCCTGTGCCGAACGCTCGACCGTCAGGTCTTGATCTCAGCCGATCTGCTGCGGCGCTTGCGCCCGCCCGTCTTCGTGCGCGCCGAGGATCTCGGCGAGCATGAGGTCAAAGGTCGTGGCCAGAAGCTCGCGGTTCTGTCGCTCACGGCCGGTCCGCTCAGCGGCGACGGCGCCATGGACCCAGACGGGAAGCCCGTTAGCAGTCCGTCCGTCGGGGCATTCACCTCGCTGTAA
- the rnd gene encoding ribonuclease D has protein sequence MIQTTADLEAACQELARSSYITIDTEFLRETTFWPVLCLIQMASPDMAVIVDPMAPGIDLAPFFALMSNPDVVKVFHAARQDIEIVHHLGNLIPHPIFDTQVAAMVCGFGDSVSYDQLVNRIKNEQIDKSSRFTDWSRRPLTDKQLDYALADVTHLRDIYQYLTKELDREGRSSWLAEEMAILESRETYDLHPDNAWQRLKMRVKKPIELAVLQKVAAWREREARARNVPRGRIIKDDAIYEIAQQQPKDAEALGRLRTIPKGWERSSAGTALIEAVGEALAIPRGELPRLPRQNHAPEGAAAASELLKVLLKLISEKEGVAAKIIANSDDLDRIAAEGEDADVAALKGWRRELFGMTALKLINGEVALRFVDKKVEAVEIGG, from the coding sequence ATGATTCAAACGACAGCAGATCTTGAGGCTGCCTGCCAAGAGCTGGCCCGTTCAAGCTATATTACGATCGATACGGAGTTCCTGCGCGAAACCACGTTCTGGCCGGTGCTGTGCCTCATCCAGATGGCAAGCCCGGATATGGCAGTGATCGTCGATCCGATGGCACCCGGCATCGACCTCGCCCCGTTCTTCGCGCTCATGAGCAACCCGGATGTCGTGAAGGTGTTCCACGCCGCCAGGCAGGACATCGAGATCGTCCATCATCTCGGAAACCTCATTCCTCATCCGATCTTCGATACGCAGGTGGCCGCGATGGTTTGCGGCTTCGGTGACAGCGTTTCCTATGATCAACTCGTCAACCGCATCAAGAACGAGCAGATCGACAAGTCGTCTCGTTTCACCGATTGGAGCCGCAGACCGCTCACCGACAAGCAGCTCGACTATGCGCTGGCGGACGTGACGCATCTGAGGGATATCTACCAGTACCTCACCAAGGAACTGGATCGCGAGGGACGCTCCTCCTGGCTTGCGGAGGAAATGGCGATCCTCGAAAGCCGGGAAACCTACGACCTCCACCCCGACAATGCCTGGCAGCGGCTGAAGATGCGGGTGAAGAAGCCCATCGAGCTCGCCGTCCTGCAGAAGGTGGCGGCGTGGCGCGAACGCGAGGCGCGGGCCCGCAACGTGCCGCGCGGGCGAATTATCAAGGATGATGCGATCTATGAGATCGCGCAGCAGCAGCCGAAGGATGCCGAGGCGCTCGGACGCCTCAGGACCATTCCCAAGGGCTGGGAACGCTCGAGCGCGGGGACGGCCCTTATCGAGGCCGTCGGCGAAGCCTTGGCGATCCCGAGGGGCGAGCTGCCTCGTCTGCCGCGCCAGAACCACGCACCCGAAGGCGCTGCGGCAGCGAGCGAGCTGCTCAAGGTGCTGCTGAAACTCATCTCCGAAAAGGAGGGAGTCGCGGCCAAGATCATCGCCAACAGCGACGATCTCGACAGGATCGCAGCAGAGGGCGAAGACGCCGACGTCGCCGCCCTCAAAGGCTGGCGGCGTGAGCTCTTCGGCATGACGGCGCTGAAACTCATCAATGGCGAGGTGGCATTGCGCTTTGTCGACAAAAAGGTCGAGGCGGTGGAAATCGGCGGTTGA
- a CDS encoding multicopper oxidase family protein, whose amino-acid sequence MQMLNRRMFLQGSAALGGAFVLGAGLAARAGAAPDPQILTARFTEAQIAAGGITPRVMTYDPRVILHDPRVILHDPGNPASAAMPPVLRMRKGEPFAARLVNRLDEPTTVHWHGLRIANAMDGVPEMTQPYVYPGDGFDYLFTPPDAGTFWYHPHCNTLMQMGSGLTGVIVVENPEDPIFDSEIVLNLRDWRLGAGGEFIAPFKPRDAARGGTYGTVRTANWQREPVYDVPAGGLVRVRIAATDVTRIYTIGLEGAEARVIALDGNPVEIPFALDRLDLGPGQRADLALRMPQSEGQRARLGNFRGSSPWTIAAFRAVGTSLKRDLRDVAPLPANLIAEADISTARRIPIELTATAEHEPAPSICGSLGYTFWAINKVPWPGDTPDPVAPIDELKFGKSYVLEIANRTPHAHPIHLHGLSFRVLASNKRSLLPPPTDTILLLPDEQAQLALVADNPGDWVFHCHIIEHQKTGMSAYFRVA is encoded by the coding sequence ATACAGATGCTCAATCGCCGAATGTTTCTCCAGGGTTCAGCCGCACTTGGCGGCGCCTTCGTGCTCGGCGCCGGCCTTGCCGCGCGGGCGGGCGCAGCGCCCGATCCGCAGATCCTGACGGCGCGGTTCACCGAGGCACAGATAGCGGCCGGCGGCATCACGCCCCGGGTCATGACCTATGATCCCCGGGTCATCCTGCATGATCCCCGGGTCATCCTGCATGATCCCGGCAACCCGGCAAGCGCCGCCATGCCGCCCGTCTTGAGGATGCGCAAGGGCGAACCCTTCGCGGCGAGACTGGTCAACCGTCTCGACGAACCGACAACCGTTCATTGGCATGGCCTGAGGATCGCCAATGCGATGGACGGCGTGCCGGAAATGACGCAGCCCTATGTCTATCCCGGCGACGGATTCGACTATCTCTTCACACCGCCGGACGCCGGCACCTTCTGGTACCACCCGCACTGCAATACGCTGATGCAGATGGGGAGCGGCCTGACCGGCGTGATCGTCGTCGAGAACCCGGAGGATCCGATCTTCGATTCCGAGATCGTTCTCAACCTCAGGGACTGGCGGCTCGGCGCCGGCGGCGAGTTCATCGCCCCTTTCAAACCGCGGGATGCGGCGCGCGGCGGAACCTATGGAACGGTGAGAACCGCGAACTGGCAGCGCGAGCCGGTCTACGACGTTCCCGCCGGCGGGCTCGTCCGCGTGAGGATCGCCGCAACCGACGTCACGCGCATCTACACGATCGGGCTCGAAGGCGCTGAGGCCCGGGTGATCGCGCTCGACGGCAACCCGGTCGAAATCCCCTTCGCGCTCGACCGGCTCGACCTCGGCCCCGGCCAGCGCGCCGACCTTGCGCTTCGCATGCCGCAAAGCGAGGGCCAACGGGCAAGGCTTGGCAATTTTCGCGGCTCCAGCCCCTGGACGATCGCAGCCTTCCGGGCAGTCGGCACTTCGCTGAAGCGGGACCTCCGGGATGTCGCACCCCTGCCCGCAAACCTCATTGCCGAAGCCGACATTTCCACCGCCAGGCGCATCCCGATCGAACTGACTGCAACGGCCGAGCACGAGCCGGCCCCCTCGATCTGCGGCTCGCTCGGCTATACTTTCTGGGCGATCAACAAGGTACCTTGGCCCGGTGACACGCCCGATCCGGTCGCCCCGATCGATGAACTCAAATTCGGGAAAAGCTATGTCCTGGAGATCGCCAACCGCACGCCGCATGCCCATCCGATCCATCTGCATGGGCTGAGCTTCCGCGTTCTCGCTTCGAACAAGCGGAGCCTGTTGCCGCCGCCGACCGACACGATCCTGCTCTTGCCGGACGAGCAGGCGCAGCTCGCACTGGTCGCGGACAATCCCGGCGACTGGGTGTTCCATTGCCATATCATCGAACATCAAAAGACCGGGATGTCGGCTTATTTCCGGGTCGCCTGA
- a CDS encoding MFS transporter, protein MPQGVACKFGHEWSQIATVPARQPRLNRGKGRVSRESRPQSDPFCSMSQIRPLIPLLVTAGILIGGNGLQGTFISLRALEEGFSTSLIGVIGAGYNVGFAIGCVYVTRILRAIGHIRTFSAMAAIASAAAIAMVLVIDPWFWFLMRLVAGICFASLFATVESWLNASVTNGNRARTLSIYRLVDLGSVTAAQYAIPGIGIGGFELFAIISMALTLSLVPISFADRSSPVAPEAIRFDVKALWNISPLATIGCIVVGLTNAAFRSLGPIYAQEIGLSVTAIATFMSAGIIGGVVLQYPLGYYSDRIDRRLIILIATFGSLLAGLFLAFVAGNDEWLNFAGIFAFGAFAMPLFSLCSAHANDHAAEGQHALVSAGMLFFWSLGAIIGPLLASFLLEIFEPPVLFMYTAAILALFMAYTIRRMTARKPVPAEERSMPFRSLLRTSSFFNKLAGGQTRKEP, encoded by the coding sequence CTGCCGCAAGGGGTAGCGTGCAAATTTGGACACGAGTGGTCACAAATTGCTACTGTTCCCGCGCGTCAGCCACGGTTAAACAGGGGCAAGGGTCGCGTATCGCGCGAGTCGCGGCCGCAATCGGATCCCTTCTGTTCCATGTCCCAGATTCGCCCGCTCATCCCGCTGCTCGTCACCGCAGGCATTCTGATCGGCGGCAACGGGTTGCAGGGCACGTTCATCTCCTTGAGAGCGCTCGAAGAAGGCTTCTCGACCTCGCTGATCGGCGTAATCGGCGCCGGCTACAATGTCGGCTTTGCAATCGGCTGCGTCTACGTCACCCGCATTCTGAGGGCGATCGGCCATATCCGCACCTTTTCGGCGATGGCAGCCATCGCCTCCGCCGCTGCGATCGCCATGGTGCTGGTCATCGATCCGTGGTTCTGGTTCCTGATGCGGCTCGTCGCCGGCATCTGCTTCGCGAGCCTCTTCGCTACGGTCGAGAGCTGGTTGAATGCCAGCGTCACCAACGGCAACCGCGCGCGCACCCTATCGATCTATCGCCTCGTCGATCTCGGCTCGGTGACGGCTGCACAATATGCAATTCCCGGCATCGGAATCGGCGGCTTCGAGCTTTTCGCCATCATCTCGATGGCGCTGACGCTTTCGCTCGTGCCGATCTCCTTTGCCGACCGGTCGAGCCCGGTTGCACCGGAAGCGATACGCTTCGACGTGAAGGCGCTCTGGAACATCTCGCCGCTGGCCACCATCGGCTGCATTGTCGTCGGCCTCACCAATGCCGCGTTCCGCTCGCTCGGCCCCATCTATGCGCAGGAGATCGGCCTTTCGGTGACGGCGATCGCGACCTTCATGAGCGCCGGCATCATCGGCGGCGTCGTGCTTCAATATCCGCTGGGATATTACTCCGACCGGATCGACCGCAGGCTGATCATCCTGATCGCCACCTTCGGCTCCCTTCTTGCGGGGCTCTTCCTCGCCTTCGTCGCCGGGAACGACGAGTGGTTGAACTTCGCCGGCATCTTCGCCTTCGGCGCATTCGCGATGCCGCTCTTCTCGCTCTGCTCCGCGCATGCCAACGACCATGCGGCCGAAGGCCAGCATGCGCTGGTTTCCGCCGGGATGCTCTTCTTCTGGTCGCTCGGAGCCATCATCGGGCCGCTCCTCGCATCCTTCCTGCTCGAGATCTTCGAACCGCCGGTGCTCTTCATGTATACGGCAGCAATCCTGGCGCTCTTCATGGCCTATACGATCAGGCGCATGACTGCGCGCAAACCCGTTCCAGCCGAGGAAAGGTCGATGCCGTTTCGCAGCCTTCTGCGCACATCGTCCTTCTTCAACAAGCTTGCGGGCGGCCAGACGCGGAAAGAGCCTTGA
- the aspS gene encoding aspartate--tRNA ligase — MHRYRSHTCAALRKSDVGSTVRLSGWVHRVRDHGGVLFIDLRDHYGMTQVVADPDSPAFKTAETVRGEWVIRVDGAVKARTDDTVNKNMPTGEVELYAREIEVLSAAKELPLPVFGEPDYPEDVRLKYRFLDLRRETLHKNIVRRTEIIAAMRRRMGDIGFTEYTTPILTASSPEGARDFLVPSRIHPGNFYALPQAPQQYKQLLMVAGFDRYFQIAPCFRDEDPRADRLPGEFYQLDLEMSFVEQEDVWDAMEPMIRAIFSDFAGGKPVTDKFPRIPYDTAIRKYGSDKPDLRNPIEMQEVTQHFAGSGFKVFANMIASNPKVEIWAIPAKTGGSRAFCDRMNAWAQSQGQPGLGYIFWRKEGEKLEGAGPLAKNIGEERTDAIRTQLGLEDGDACFFVAGEPAKFYKFAGEARTRAGEELNLVDRDRYELCWIVDFPFYEWNEEEKRVDFAHNPFSMPQGGLTALSSDDLLSIKAFQYDMVCNGFEIASGSIRNQSPELMVKAFENVGLSQADVEERFGGLYRAFQYGAPPHGGMAFGIDRIVMLLVGAKNLREISLFPMNQQAQDLLMGAPSQATPAQLRELSIRPIPQKKD; from the coding sequence ATGCACCGTTACCGCAGCCACACCTGTGCCGCCCTCCGCAAGTCGGATGTCGGCTCCACCGTTCGCCTTTCCGGCTGGGTTCACCGCGTCCGCGATCACGGCGGTGTGCTCTTCATCGACCTGCGCGACCATTATGGCATGACCCAGGTCGTCGCCGATCCGGATTCGCCGGCCTTCAAGACCGCCGAGACCGTGCGCGGCGAATGGGTCATTCGCGTCGACGGTGCCGTTAAGGCGCGCACCGACGATACGGTCAACAAGAACATGCCCACCGGCGAGGTCGAACTCTATGCCCGCGAGATCGAGGTCCTCTCGGCCGCCAAGGAACTGCCGCTGCCGGTGTTCGGCGAGCCGGACTATCCGGAAGACGTGCGCCTGAAATACCGCTTCCTGGATCTCCGCCGCGAGACGCTGCACAAGAACATCGTCAGGCGCACCGAGATCATCGCTGCCATGCGCCGGCGGATGGGCGACATCGGCTTCACCGAATATACGACGCCGATCCTGACGGCCTCGTCGCCGGAAGGTGCGCGTGACTTCCTGGTGCCGAGCCGCATCCACCCCGGCAACTTCTATGCGCTGCCGCAGGCGCCGCAGCAGTACAAGCAGCTTCTGATGGTCGCCGGCTTCGACCGTTACTTTCAGATCGCGCCCTGTTTCCGCGACGAGGATCCGCGCGCCGACCGGCTGCCCGGCGAGTTCTACCAGCTCGACCTCGAAATGAGCTTCGTCGAGCAGGAAGACGTCTGGGACGCCATGGAGCCGATGATCCGGGCGATCTTCTCGGACTTTGCCGGCGGCAAGCCGGTGACCGACAAGTTCCCGCGCATTCCCTACGACACGGCGATCCGCAAATACGGTTCCGACAAGCCGGATCTGCGCAACCCTATCGAGATGCAGGAAGTCACGCAGCATTTCGCCGGATCCGGCTTCAAGGTCTTCGCCAACATGATCGCCTCCAATCCGAAGGTGGAGATCTGGGCCATTCCCGCCAAGACCGGCGGCTCCCGCGCATTCTGCGATCGTATGAACGCCTGGGCCCAGAGCCAGGGTCAGCCGGGTCTCGGCTACATCTTCTGGCGCAAGGAGGGCGAGAAGCTCGAAGGCGCCGGTCCGCTGGCCAAGAATATCGGCGAGGAACGAACCGACGCGATCCGCACGCAGCTCGGCCTCGAAGATGGCGACGCCTGCTTCTTCGTGGCCGGCGAGCCGGCGAAGTTCTACAAATTCGCCGGCGAGGCTCGCACCAGGGCCGGCGAGGAACTGAACCTCGTCGACCGCGATCGCTACGAGCTGTGCTGGATCGTGGACTTCCCGTTCTATGAATGGAACGAGGAGGAAAAGCGTGTCGACTTCGCCCACAACCCCTTCTCGATGCCGCAGGGCGGTCTGACCGCGCTTTCGAGCGACGATCTCCTGTCGATCAAGGCGTTCCAGTACGACATGGTCTGCAACGGCTTCGAGATCGCCTCGGGCTCGATCCGTAACCAGTCGCCGGAACTGATGGTCAAGGCTTTCGAGAATGTGGGGCTGAGCCAGGCCGACGTCGAAGAGCGGTTCGGCGGTCTCTACCGTGCGTTCCAGTACGGTGCCCCGCCGCATGGCGGCATGGCCTTCGGCATCGACCGCATCGTCATGCTGCTCGTCGGCGCCAAGAACCTGCGCGAGATTTCGCTGTTCCCCATGAACCAGCAGGCCCAGGATCTGCTGATGGGCGCGCCTTCTCAGGCGACGCCTGCGCAACTCAGGGAACTCTCGATCCGACCGATCCCGCAGAAGAAGGATTGA
- a CDS encoding rhodanese-like domain-containing protein: MIKTVKDLLAEANGAVPKLSPAEAAEKMRAGDVLIVDVRDPTEVQQTGRIKGAVNVSRGMLEFRADPESQYHNPVFQKDKTILLHCASGGRSALAGKTLQDMGYSDVYNIGGFKDLAEAGIDTEPA, translated from the coding sequence ATGATCAAGACCGTCAAGGATCTGCTCGCGGAAGCAAACGGTGCAGTCCCGAAATTGTCTCCCGCCGAGGCGGCCGAAAAGATGCGCGCCGGTGATGTGTTGATCGTGGACGTCCGTGATCCGACAGAAGTCCAGCAAACCGGCAGGATCAAGGGGGCGGTAAACGTCTCGCGGGGCATGCTGGAGTTTCGGGCAGACCCGGAAAGCCAGTACCACAATCCGGTCTTTCAGAAGGACAAGACCATCCTTCTGCATTGTGCCTCCGGCGGCCGTTCCGCTCTTGCGGGCAAGACCCTGCAGGACATGGGATATTCGGACGTCTACAACATCGGCGGCTTCAAGGATCTGGCCGAGGCGGGCATCGATACAGAACCGGCGTGA
- the groL gene encoding chaperonin GroEL (60 kDa chaperone family; promotes refolding of misfolded polypeptides especially under stressful conditions; forms two stacked rings of heptamers to form a barrel-shaped 14mer; ends can be capped by GroES; misfolded proteins enter the barrel where they are refolded when GroES binds), whose amino-acid sequence MAAKEVKFTSDARDRMLRGVDIMANAVRVTLGPKGRNVVIDRSFGAPRITKDGVSVAKEIELEDKFENMGAQMLREVASRTSDIAGDGTTTATVLAQAIVREGAKAVASGMNPMDLKRGIDLAVEAIVKELRNNARKVSKNAEIAQVATISANGDAEIGRYLAEAMEKVGNEGVITVEEAKTAEIELEVVEGMEFDRGYLSPYFITNQEKMRVELEDAYILLHEKKLSNLQAMIPILESVVQSGKPLLIIAEDVEGEALATLVVNKLRGGLKIAAVKAPGFGDRRKSMLEDIAILTGGTVISEELGIKLENATMDTLGRAKRIMVEKETTTIVDGAGSKEDIGGRVAQIKAQIEDTTSDYDREKLQERLAKLAGGVAVIRVGGSTEVEVKEKKDRVDDALHATRAAVEEGILPGGGVALLRVVSALNGLATANDDQRVGIEIVRRAIEAPVRQIAENAGAEGSIIVGKLREKQDFAFGWNAQTGEFGDLFQMGVIDPAKVVRAALQDAASIAGLLVTTEAMIAEKPQKDGQPQMPPGGGMDF is encoded by the coding sequence ATGGCTGCCAAGGAAGTCAAATTCACCAGCGATGCCCGCGATCGGATGCTGCGCGGGGTCGACATCATGGCCAACGCGGTGCGCGTGACTCTGGGACCGAAGGGACGGAACGTCGTCATCGACAGGTCCTTCGGTGCACCGCGGATCACCAAGGACGGGGTTTCGGTCGCCAAGGAAATCGAGCTCGAGGACAAGTTCGAGAACATGGGCGCGCAGATGCTGCGCGAAGTGGCGTCGCGCACCAGCGACATCGCCGGTGACGGCACCACCACGGCCACCGTACTCGCGCAGGCTATCGTCAGGGAGGGCGCCAAGGCCGTCGCATCGGGAATGAACCCGATGGATCTGAAGCGCGGCATCGATCTTGCCGTCGAGGCGATCGTCAAGGAACTCAGGAACAATGCCCGCAAGGTCTCCAAAAATGCCGAAATCGCCCAGGTGGCGACGATTTCGGCCAATGGCGATGCCGAGATCGGCCGTTACCTGGCCGAAGCGATGGAAAAGGTCGGCAATGAGGGCGTGATCACCGTCGAGGAGGCCAAGACCGCCGAGATCGAACTCGAAGTCGTCGAGGGAATGGAATTCGATCGGGGATATCTGTCCCCCTATTTCATCACCAATCAGGAAAAGATGAGGGTGGAGCTGGAAGACGCCTATATCCTGCTTCACGAGAAGAAGCTCTCCAACCTGCAGGCGATGATCCCGATCCTCGAATCCGTCGTCCAATCCGGCAAGCCGCTCCTGATCATTGCCGAAGATGTCGAGGGAGAGGCGCTCGCCACCCTGGTCGTCAACAAGCTTCGCGGCGGCCTGAAGATCGCTGCGGTCAAGGCCCCGGGCTTCGGCGACCGTCGCAAGTCCATGCTGGAAGATATCGCGATCCTGACCGGCGGCACCGTGATTTCCGAGGAACTCGGGATCAAGCTCGAAAACGCCACGATGGATACCCTCGGCCGTGCGAAACGCATCATGGTGGAGAAGGAGACGACGACGATCGTCGACGGCGCCGGATCGAAGGAGGACATCGGCGGCCGCGTCGCACAGATCAAGGCGCAGATCGAGGACACGACTTCGGACTATGATCGGGAGAAGCTGCAGGAGCGGCTTGCCAAGCTCGCGGGCGGCGTCGCCGTCATCCGCGTCGGCGGCTCGACCGAAGTGGAGGTCAAGGAGAAGAAGGACCGGGTCGACGATGCGCTGCATGCAACGCGCGCGGCGGTCGAGGAAGGCATTCTGCCCGGCGGCGGCGTGGCGCTGTTGCGGGTCGTGAGTGCGCTCAACGGTCTTGCGACCGCCAATGACGACCAGCGCGTGGGCATCGAGATCGTCCGCCGCGCGATCGAGGCACCCGTGCGTCAGATCGCCGAGAACGCCGGCGCCGAGGGATCGATTATCGTCGGGAAGCTGCGCGAGAAACAGGATTTCGCCTTTGGCTGGAACGCACAGACCGGAGAATTCGGCGATCTCTTCCAAATGGGCGTGATCGATCCGGCGAAGGTCGTGCGCGCCGCGCTTCAGGACGCTGCCTCCATCGCCGGTCTCCTCGTGACGACGGAAGCGATGATCGCCGAGAAACCGCAGAAGGACGGGCAGCCGCAGATGCCGCCTGGCGGCGGAATGGACTTTTAA